One segment of Desulfosporosinus sp. Sb-LF DNA contains the following:
- a CDS encoding flagellar brake domain-containing protein has product MSYKKKLLLGLKVELSVPEGEYVGTYRTRIEEVGEKILAVGAPYEHGELVPLREGTKVKLTFWDEVAAYSFVGRIMQRIAVPIPMLVLELPDSVAKVQRRSFVRVPAMYPVTFRSVTREGLSDLHKGTMLDISGGGIRFLTEERVENKSLLYVQIALPNGDLQTPVRVCRAEKVEDSKRYTVSVEFHDLPERERDKVIRCVFDIQRAMRKKGLV; this is encoded by the coding sequence TTGTCATATAAAAAGAAGCTTCTACTTGGGTTAAAGGTAGAGCTAAGCGTGCCAGAAGGCGAATATGTAGGGACATATCGGACGCGTATTGAAGAAGTGGGAGAAAAAATTCTCGCTGTTGGAGCTCCATATGAACATGGGGAGCTGGTTCCTTTGCGCGAAGGGACGAAGGTGAAACTGACCTTTTGGGACGAGGTGGCAGCCTATTCATTTGTGGGGAGGATTATGCAGCGGATTGCAGTTCCTATACCAATGCTTGTTTTAGAGTTGCCAGATTCGGTGGCTAAGGTCCAACGCCGTAGCTTTGTTCGAGTTCCTGCTATGTACCCAGTGACGTTTCGATCAGTGACCCGGGAAGGGCTCAGTGATCTTCACAAGGGGACAATGCTGGACATAAGTGGAGGGGGGATTCGCTTTTTAACGGAGGAACGAGTGGAGAATAAATCGTTACTCTATGTTCAAATAGCTTTGCCAAACGGAGATTTGCAGACTCCAGTTCGTGTTTGCCGAGCTGAAAAAGTAGAAGATAGTAAACGGTACACTGTTTCCGTCGAATTCCATGACCTCCCGGAACGAGAGCGCGATAAGGTCATTCGCTGCGTCTTTGATATACAAAGGGCGATGCGTAAGAAAGGGCTGGTATAG
- the fliQ gene encoding flagellar biosynthesis protein FliQ has translation MNQAQVLYMAKEAVGAVLLVGGPILGVSLLVGLLVSIFQSMTQIQEQTLSFIPKVVAVVAIMLLLGPWMLSVLTAYTTNLLTQLATFGGM, from the coding sequence ATGAATCAAGCCCAGGTACTCTATATGGCTAAGGAAGCCGTGGGCGCTGTGCTCCTTGTGGGAGGGCCAATCCTTGGGGTGAGTTTGTTGGTCGGTCTGCTGGTTAGCATCTTCCAATCCATGACCCAGATTCAGGAGCAGACACTTTCCTTTATTCCCAAAGTTGTTGCAGTGGTTGCCATAATGCTCTTGTTAGGTCCGTGGATGCTGTCTGTTCTGACGGCTTACACTACAAATTTGTTGACCCAATTGGCGACGTTTGGAGGCATGTAA
- a CDS encoding chemotaxis protein CheC: protein MEITQFQLDALREIGNIGSGHAATALSTLLQRRIDMSVPEVWAIPFEQVSAIVGQLDMPQAVIYVKVEGEAPGKAVFFFPVESAQIMVQALFGTNEPMDVYADEMAQSALREVGNILVSSFLIALSQFSGIPLQPSVPALAVDMIGASLDAIFLEDGTLDETVLFIDTQLTGIPQIEGQFIFLPDDGSLKKLLGAMGL from the coding sequence ATGGAGATTACACAGTTCCAACTGGATGCCTTGCGTGAAATCGGAAATATTGGGTCGGGACATGCAGCCACAGCTTTGTCTACCCTTTTACAACGTCGAATCGATATGTCTGTACCAGAAGTTTGGGCAATCCCCTTCGAACAAGTCTCTGCCATTGTGGGACAACTCGACATGCCACAGGCGGTCATCTATGTGAAAGTGGAAGGAGAGGCCCCGGGAAAGGCTGTTTTTTTCTTCCCTGTAGAAAGTGCTCAAATAATGGTTCAAGCTCTGTTTGGGACAAATGAGCCGATGGATGTATATGCTGATGAGATGGCACAATCAGCCTTGAGAGAAGTTGGGAATATCCTAGTGAGTTCTTTCCTGATAGCCCTAAGTCAATTTTCGGGGATTCCCCTTCAACCTTCCGTACCTGCATTAGCGGTGGATATGATTGGCGCGAGTTTAGATGCAATATTTCTCGAAGATGGCACGCTCGACGAAACTGTGTTGTTTATCGACACCCAACTCACGGGAATTCCTCAGATTGAAGGGCAATTTATCTTTTTACCAGACGATGGTTCGTTAAAAAAATTGTTGGGAGCCATGGGATTATGA
- the fliP gene encoding flagellar type III secretion system pore protein FliP (The bacterial flagellar biogenesis protein FliP forms a type III secretion system (T3SS)-type pore required for flagellar assembly.), which translates to MMSPSSLKTKLSKFVGFFGIALGVGMLASPKTAYAAGLTLDLGTSSTQQTGTSLQILMLMTVLSLAPAILMLMTSFTRIIIVLSFVRNALGTQQLPPNQVLAGLALFLTFFVMAPTWIQINTNALQPYMKNQITQTEALTKAEEPLRNFMLRQTREKDLELFVGLSKMERPKTYRDVPTYVLVPSFVISELKTAFQMGFAIFIPFIVIDMIVSSTLMSIGMMMLPPMMISLPFKLLLFVLVDGWHLVVQSLVTSFH; encoded by the coding sequence ATGATGTCTCCATCAAGCCTTAAAACGAAACTCTCTAAATTTGTGGGATTCTTCGGAATAGCTCTCGGTGTAGGGATGTTGGCAAGTCCCAAAACAGCTTATGCGGCAGGCCTCACGTTGGATCTGGGGACCTCTTCGACGCAGCAAACAGGTACATCACTGCAGATTTTGATGCTAATGACCGTGTTATCGTTGGCTCCGGCTATTCTCATGCTGATGACTTCCTTTACTCGGATTATCATAGTCTTGTCCTTTGTGCGCAACGCACTGGGAACCCAGCAACTTCCTCCGAACCAGGTATTGGCAGGGTTAGCGCTGTTCCTCACGTTTTTTGTCATGGCTCCGACGTGGATCCAGATTAACACGAATGCTCTTCAGCCTTATATGAAAAATCAGATCACACAGACGGAGGCTCTGACCAAAGCAGAGGAGCCGCTTCGGAATTTCATGCTTAGGCAGACTCGGGAAAAGGATCTAGAACTTTTTGTCGGCCTGTCCAAAATGGAACGACCCAAAACCTATAGGGATGTTCCGACGTATGTTCTTGTTCCGTCCTTTGTGATTAGTGAATTGAAGACGGCATTTCAAATGGGATTTGCCATATTCATTCCTTTCATCGTTATTGATATGATTGTATCGAGTACGCTCATGTCGATCGGGATGATGATGCTCCCTCCCATGATGATTTCACTACCGTTCAAATTGCTTTTATTCGTTCTAGTCGATGGCTGGCATTTAGTGGTTCAGTCACTCGTGACGAGTTTTCATTAG
- the flhB gene encoding flagellar biosynthesis protein FlhB, which translates to MSEKKHAATPRRKEDARKKGQVFKSQEVISAFMLLGLVAILKYWIPSMIEHMEQLFPYVLGLSSEWTERSVASLMLNVLWLGIQIMWPIFGTGFLIALAANYIQVGILFTGESMKPQLSRLSMISGAKRMFGVKAWVELAKSLTKVILIGYYLYASVRDRLFIYPALQQLDVGQGAIYLGQAILELAWNISISFFGIAAFDYLYQRWDYEKNLRMSHEELKQEYKQTEGNPQLKAEIKKRQRAMAMSRMMQDLKKADVVVTNPTHFAVALRYDIKEQKAPYVVAKGQDQVALRIRELAKEYDLVIMENKPLARALYAQVDIGQGIPADLYKAVAEVLAFVYRLKKKRRA; encoded by the coding sequence GTGAGTGAGAAAAAACATGCCGCCACGCCCAGGCGCAAAGAAGACGCGCGCAAAAAGGGCCAGGTATTTAAAAGTCAGGAAGTCATCTCTGCATTTATGCTCTTAGGTCTCGTAGCCATTCTAAAATACTGGATTCCGAGCATGATAGAGCACATGGAGCAACTCTTTCCTTATGTCTTAGGTCTTTCCTCAGAGTGGACCGAGCGTTCGGTGGCCAGTCTGATGTTGAATGTTCTGTGGCTTGGAATTCAAATTATGTGGCCAATCTTTGGTACAGGTTTTCTGATTGCTTTGGCTGCAAATTACATCCAAGTAGGAATCCTCTTTACAGGGGAGTCCATGAAACCTCAACTATCTCGCTTAAGTATGATTAGTGGCGCGAAACGAATGTTTGGTGTTAAGGCCTGGGTCGAATTGGCAAAGTCCCTAACCAAAGTGATCCTGATTGGGTATTATCTCTATGCTAGTGTACGAGACCGTCTTTTTATCTATCCTGCACTGCAACAACTGGACGTTGGGCAAGGAGCTATATATCTAGGGCAAGCCATATTAGAACTTGCTTGGAATATTTCGATATCCTTTTTCGGGATAGCTGCTTTCGATTACCTCTATCAACGCTGGGATTATGAAAAGAACTTACGGATGTCCCACGAAGAATTAAAACAGGAATACAAACAAACCGAAGGAAATCCACAACTGAAAGCTGAGATTAAAAAACGTCAACGGGCTATGGCTATGAGCCGGATGATGCAAGATTTGAAGAAGGCGGATGTTGTCGTCACCAATCCTACTCACTTTGCAGTCGCCCTTCGCTATGACATAAAAGAACAGAAAGCACCTTATGTTGTCGCTAAAGGGCAAGATCAAGTTGCCCTTCGCATACGAGAATTGGCGAAAGAATATGACCTTGTGATTATGGAAAATAAGCCGCTAGCCCGCGCCCTCTATGCACAAGTGGATATCGGACAGGGAATTCCAGCGGATCTGTATAAAGCAGTGGCCGAAGTTTTGGCCTTCGTTTATCGGTTAAAGAAAAAAAGGCGAGCATAG
- the flhF gene encoding flagellar biosynthesis protein FlhF, whose product MRVRRFVGDNVAETMGKVKRELGSEAVILQTREFREGGIFGLFGKERVEITAATEENPVAGVKTPSPNYVYHVNEVKLPISRSVSDSTDQSGVIQDELQSMRMMLERMNKHMEGLGKEKSLWPLELQRWADHLQDKGISENLTKSLIGQVQQTLSPEEWMNDLLVYEQLEADVRQICGQIGLIQPGFDKPRIVAMIGPTGVGKTTTVGKLAAGFSIVDKRKVALITADTYRVAAVEQLKTFGEIIGVPVEVVMTPTGLREALDLHADKELIFIDTAGRSPHHDLHMSELRAFLDRAQPDFTMLVMSATTQTADQLQIYQRFEALATHLIFTKLDETRSSGSILNLLSQTKLPTAYLTNGQNVPYDIEAATPDCLIRYIMGEEMPYA is encoded by the coding sequence GTGCGAGTTAGGCGATTTGTAGGCGATAATGTAGCAGAAACTATGGGAAAAGTGAAACGAGAACTGGGATCTGAAGCGGTCATCCTTCAAACACGCGAGTTTCGCGAGGGAGGAATATTTGGCCTCTTCGGGAAAGAACGTGTAGAAATCACGGCGGCTACCGAAGAAAATCCGGTGGCAGGTGTGAAAACCCCCTCTCCCAATTACGTGTATCATGTCAACGAAGTTAAGCTCCCTATATCTAGGTCAGTGTCTGACTCCACGGATCAGTCTGGGGTGATACAAGATGAGCTTCAGTCTATGCGCATGATGCTTGAAAGAATGAATAAGCATATGGAGGGGCTCGGCAAGGAGAAAAGTCTTTGGCCCTTAGAGCTTCAAAGGTGGGCCGATCATTTACAAGACAAAGGGATTAGCGAAAACCTTACTAAGAGCTTAATAGGTCAAGTACAACAAACGTTGTCACCAGAGGAGTGGATGAATGATCTTCTGGTTTATGAGCAGCTTGAAGCCGATGTTCGTCAAATTTGCGGACAGATAGGGCTTATTCAGCCTGGGTTTGACAAACCGAGGATTGTTGCCATGATCGGACCAACGGGTGTGGGTAAAACGACCACGGTTGGAAAGCTTGCTGCAGGGTTTAGTATTGTTGACAAACGTAAGGTTGCTTTGATCACCGCCGATACCTATCGGGTTGCAGCAGTTGAGCAACTTAAAACGTTTGGCGAAATTATTGGAGTGCCTGTTGAAGTGGTGATGACCCCTACAGGACTGCGTGAGGCGTTAGATCTTCATGCGGATAAAGAACTTATTTTTATTGATACGGCAGGTCGGAGCCCTCATCATGATTTACATATGTCAGAGTTGCGTGCCTTCTTGGATAGAGCTCAGCCAGATTTCACAATGCTGGTAATGAGTGCGACCACGCAAACTGCGGATCAACTCCAGATCTACCAACGCTTTGAAGCCTTAGCAACTCATCTCATTTTTACAAAGTTAGACGAGACTAGGAGTTCTGGATCGATACTGAATCTGTTGTCCCAGACAAAACTCCCTACTGCTTACCTAACAAATGGGCAAAATGTTCCATATGATATTGAGGCGGCAACGCCAGATTGTTTGATTCGTTATATTATGGGAGAGGAGATGCCCTATGCATGA
- a CDS encoding FliA/WhiG family RNA polymerase sigma factor translates to MVPKAYESAARSPWKQEQIEQYLPLVKRIAGRLAMSLPPHVDEDDMIGYGVFGLLDALERFEVARGFKFETYASIRIRGAMIDGLRTMDWVPHSARQKVKRVQDGFAELEYQLGRAATVEEVADLLKVEVREIEGVLAQAQILTLTSFDETSVDATGDSSGSPLNLLVDTEAQEAYQAIEKEEQKRILAVAVEKLPDKERLVMALYYQEELTLKEIAAVLKLSESRISQLHSQAILRLRGRLGRKKRDLV, encoded by the coding sequence TTGGTACCGAAAGCCTATGAATCCGCTGCGCGCAGCCCGTGGAAACAAGAACAAATCGAACAATACTTACCTTTGGTAAAGCGTATTGCGGGTCGTTTAGCCATGTCTCTTCCACCTCATGTCGACGAGGATGATATGATCGGTTATGGTGTCTTTGGATTACTCGATGCCTTGGAACGGTTTGAAGTAGCCCGAGGGTTCAAATTTGAAACGTATGCCTCAATTCGCATTCGTGGGGCCATGATCGACGGACTTAGGACCATGGATTGGGTTCCTCATTCGGCAAGGCAGAAAGTAAAGCGGGTTCAAGATGGCTTTGCTGAGCTGGAATATCAACTCGGAAGAGCGGCTACGGTGGAAGAAGTCGCGGATTTACTTAAAGTAGAGGTGCGGGAAATAGAAGGGGTATTAGCCCAGGCTCAAATCTTGACTCTGACCTCGTTTGATGAGACTAGCGTTGATGCTACAGGAGATAGTAGCGGTTCACCTCTTAATTTGCTTGTAGACACAGAAGCTCAGGAAGCGTATCAAGCGATCGAAAAAGAGGAACAAAAACGGATTCTTGCCGTAGCAGTAGAAAAATTACCCGACAAGGAAAGATTAGTAATGGCACTCTATTATCAAGAAGAACTGACCTTAAAAGAGATTGCAGCAGTCTTAAAACTCTCCGAATCTAGGATTTCCCAACTTCATTCTCAGGCAATTTTGCGTTTAAGAGGAAGGCTTGGTCGAAAGAAAAGAGATTTAGTGTAG
- the fliR gene encoding flagellar biosynthetic protein FliR codes for MSLTQMLQWNLSLFLLIFARWTGMIMLAPVFGARGVPTMVKLGLAGSLSVIVYPLISALNPSIPVELLPYVAVVIKEALVGLVIGFVIYAMTAIIQGAGQLIDFQMGFTMGAAIDPVYGVQSPMMGNFQMVLATMLLLATNSHHFLIAAMVKSYAYISINPTKLPVNYLFYAQLITHVFALAIQLGMPVFGALLVSDIGVGLLSRTVPQLNIFSVVFPVKIVFGFILLFLAVPFFGESVVHLFNTNISWLLELYQGWKQ; via the coding sequence TTGAGTTTGACGCAGATGCTCCAATGGAACCTCTCCTTATTTCTGCTAATCTTCGCCCGTTGGACAGGCATGATTATGTTAGCCCCAGTATTTGGTGCCCGAGGGGTTCCAACCATGGTAAAGTTAGGTTTGGCTGGGAGCCTTTCTGTAATTGTTTATCCCTTGATTTCTGCGTTAAATCCATCCATTCCCGTCGAGTTACTCCCTTATGTCGCAGTGGTGATCAAGGAAGCCTTGGTAGGCCTAGTCATTGGGTTTGTGATTTATGCCATGACTGCCATCATACAAGGGGCAGGGCAACTGATCGATTTTCAAATGGGTTTTACTATGGGGGCAGCGATCGACCCTGTTTATGGGGTGCAAAGCCCCATGATGGGAAACTTCCAGATGGTCTTAGCCACGATGTTACTGCTCGCGACCAACTCCCATCACTTTCTTATCGCCGCAATGGTGAAGAGCTATGCCTATATTTCAATTAATCCAACCAAGCTACCGGTTAACTATCTTTTTTACGCCCAACTGATCACACATGTGTTTGCTTTGGCGATTCAATTAGGGATGCCCGTTTTTGGAGCACTTCTGGTTTCAGATATTGGGGTCGGACTCTTGTCTAGGACTGTACCCCAACTTAATATTTTCTCAGTGGTTTTTCCTGTGAAGATTGTATTTGGATTTATTCTTCTTTTCCTCGCGGTTCCTTTTTTCGGGGAATCCGTCGTGCATCTCTTTAACACCAATATTTCTTGGCTTTTAGAACTTTATCAGGGGTGGAAGCAGTGA
- a CDS encoding chemotaxis protein CheD, translating into MNVVITVGMADFKTAKAPDLLLTAGLGSCIGICIHDPLLKVGGMAHIMLPTASGSLGGNPMKYADTALELLLREIAGMGANKSRLKAKIAGGAQMFSFPGKPPVLKIGDRNAEAVEQELKKNGIPLLVSDVGGSFGRTIHFDVGTGQLRIRTINHGEKVV; encoded by the coding sequence ATGAATGTAGTTATCACGGTCGGTATGGCTGACTTCAAAACTGCAAAGGCACCGGATCTTTTACTCACTGCTGGATTAGGGTCTTGTATCGGGATCTGCATCCATGATCCCCTTCTCAAGGTGGGTGGGATGGCCCACATAATGCTCCCGACGGCTAGTGGGAGTTTGGGGGGGAATCCGATGAAATACGCGGATACCGCGCTAGAATTACTACTCAGAGAAATTGCTGGGATGGGCGCTAATAAATCGCGTCTCAAGGCCAAAATAGCCGGTGGCGCTCAGATGTTTTCATTTCCTGGAAAACCTCCTGTTCTGAAAATCGGGGATCGCAATGCAGAGGCTGTGGAACAGGAACTGAAAAAGAACGGAATCCCACTCTTGGTTTCCGATGTCGGAGGAAGTTTTGGACGTACGATTCACTTTGATGTGGGGACTGGGCAATTGCGCATACGAACAATCAATCATGGAGAAAAGGTGGTTTGA
- a CDS encoding MinD/ParA family protein, whose translation MHDQASALRALASRENQKHSKMRVIAVTSGKGGVGKTNFTVNLALALAEYGQRIIILDGDLGLANVDIAFGLTARHTIAHLISGEKSIEQIILSGPRGIGIIPGGSGVQGLADLERDKLTNVLANLGRLEKMADMLIIDTGAGLGHTVMNFLQAADDIILVTTPEPTSLTDAYGLLKTLRKEAGEVPIHVVVNRVRTESDAQATFRRLETAVHKFLDGSVNFMGWVYDDPLVGRSVMQQEPVGISFPESPAYRCVQWIAGKVAGIYLRPPRQAGGVRGFLSKLLRSF comes from the coding sequence ATGCATGATCAAGCGAGTGCATTGCGTGCTTTGGCCTCTCGCGAAAATCAAAAACATAGTAAAATGAGGGTTATTGCTGTGACCAGTGGCAAAGGGGGAGTGGGTAAAACTAATTTTACGGTTAACCTTGCACTCGCCCTAGCTGAATATGGACAGCGTATCATCATTCTTGACGGAGATTTAGGCCTTGCAAACGTGGATATTGCCTTTGGCCTTACGGCTAGGCATACGATTGCACATCTAATATCGGGAGAAAAATCTATAGAACAGATTATTCTTTCTGGCCCTCGCGGAATAGGAATTATACCAGGGGGATCTGGCGTTCAAGGACTCGCCGACTTAGAGAGAGATAAATTGACCAATGTCTTGGCAAATCTCGGCCGATTAGAAAAGATGGCAGATATGCTCATTATTGATACAGGTGCTGGACTGGGGCATACTGTCATGAATTTTTTGCAGGCTGCTGACGATATCATTTTGGTGACGACACCAGAACCCACTTCGTTAACCGACGCGTATGGCTTATTAAAGACTTTGAGGAAAGAGGCTGGTGAGGTACCAATCCATGTTGTGGTTAACCGGGTACGTACTGAATCAGACGCACAGGCGACGTTTAGACGGTTGGAAACTGCAGTGCATAAATTTTTGGATGGGTCGGTAAATTTTATGGGCTGGGTCTATGACGACCCGCTCGTCGGCCGCTCAGTTATGCAGCAGGAACCTGTGGGGATTAGCTTTCCTGAAAGTCCAGCTTATCGTTGTGTCCAGTGGATTGCTGGAAAGGTTGCAGGAATTTATCTTCGTCCACCTCGACAGGCTGGCGGGGTGAGGGGCTTCTTAAGTAAGTTGCTTCGTTCGTTCTAG
- the flhA gene encoding flagellar biosynthesis protein FlhA, whose translation MAISLKRGLLDNTDILAAIGIVGIVVMMVVPLPASLLDILITLNISGSVLTLMLAVFAKDPLEFSALPSLLLMMTLFRLSLNVSTTRLVLLDGFAGQVIQQFAQFVIRGNMVVGFIVFAILVIVQFIVITKGAERVSEVAARFTLDAMPGKQMSIDADLNAGMINEQQARDRRKAIQQEADFYGAMDGSTKFIKGDAIAAIIILFVNIVGGFISGVAMQGMPLLEALQKYTMLTIGDGLVSQIPALLISTATGLVVTRASSDRNLGEDLSKQLFRNPKALFITGGVLTLLAFLGLPKLPMLTVAVGLVGAGVILQKSSKVSVVEETAAARESEIEESKKPENVLNLLHIDHMELELGYALIALVDVQQGGDLLDRIVLIRRQIASELGFIVPVIRVRDNMNLQPNQYVIKLRGAEVATGEILADHYMAMSNGFDDDSIPGTPTKEPAFGLDAKWINAMYREQAELSGWMVVDAPTVLATHITEVIKMQAWEILNRQDVKTLIDHAKEQAPAVVDELIPEILSLGQVQKVLANLLRERVSIRDMVSILETLADQAQVTKDLDRLTEHVRQALARQILQPLVGKDKTLPVITLDPQIEQLILDSIQPSDYGTYLALDPKMLQIIVQNLSQEVEKVVLKGFSPVIVCAPLVRINLKRVTERQLPQLLVLSYNELVQGVQVQAIGMVGMDRAS comes from the coding sequence ATGGCCATATCGTTGAAGCGCGGGTTGCTGGATAATACTGATATATTGGCTGCGATCGGGATTGTGGGCATTGTTGTAATGATGGTCGTTCCCTTGCCTGCGAGCTTACTGGATATCTTGATCACCCTAAATATTTCAGGTTCCGTGCTCACGTTGATGCTCGCGGTCTTTGCTAAAGACCCGCTGGAATTCTCTGCGCTTCCTTCGCTCTTATTGATGATGACGTTATTTCGACTATCGTTAAATGTCTCGACAACTCGTCTTGTTCTTCTGGACGGCTTCGCTGGGCAGGTCATCCAACAGTTTGCTCAATTCGTGATTCGAGGGAATATGGTCGTCGGTTTTATCGTCTTTGCAATTTTGGTCATTGTACAATTCATTGTTATTACTAAAGGAGCAGAGCGTGTCTCGGAAGTGGCTGCCCGCTTTACCTTGGATGCTATGCCAGGAAAGCAGATGTCGATTGATGCGGACCTCAATGCTGGGATGATCAACGAACAACAGGCTAGAGATCGCCGTAAAGCAATTCAACAGGAAGCAGATTTTTATGGTGCAATGGATGGTTCCACCAAGTTTATCAAAGGGGATGCCATTGCCGCTATTATTATTTTATTTGTCAATATTGTCGGAGGGTTTATTTCTGGGGTTGCGATGCAGGGGATGCCTTTGCTCGAAGCTTTACAGAAGTATACGATGCTCACCATCGGAGATGGGCTTGTCTCCCAGATCCCTGCGCTCTTGATTTCCACGGCGACAGGTCTCGTCGTCACTCGAGCCTCTTCGGATAGAAACTTGGGTGAGGATTTGAGTAAACAGTTGTTTCGAAATCCCAAGGCTTTGTTCATTACAGGTGGCGTATTGACCCTTCTTGCCTTTCTTGGCCTGCCGAAATTACCCATGCTGACCGTAGCTGTCGGTTTAGTCGGCGCTGGTGTGATTCTCCAAAAGAGTTCTAAGGTATCTGTCGTTGAAGAAACGGCAGCGGCTCGGGAGTCGGAGATCGAAGAAAGCAAGAAACCAGAAAATGTTCTTAACCTTTTGCATATTGACCATATGGAACTAGAACTGGGCTATGCCTTGATCGCCTTGGTCGATGTCCAACAAGGGGGAGATTTGCTCGACCGAATTGTCCTGATTCGTCGCCAAATTGCTAGCGAGCTTGGATTTATCGTCCCGGTGATTCGGGTACGCGATAATATGAACTTACAACCTAACCAATATGTCATTAAACTTAGAGGAGCAGAAGTGGCCACAGGCGAAATTCTGGCCGACCATTACATGGCAATGAGTAATGGCTTTGACGATGACTCTATTCCAGGGACTCCGACCAAAGAACCAGCCTTTGGACTTGACGCCAAGTGGATCAATGCCATGTATCGAGAACAAGCGGAACTCAGCGGGTGGATGGTCGTGGATGCTCCGACCGTTCTGGCGACTCATATTACAGAAGTGATTAAGATGCAAGCATGGGAAATTCTAAACCGCCAAGATGTTAAAACACTTATAGACCATGCCAAGGAACAAGCTCCTGCTGTAGTGGATGAGCTAATTCCAGAAATATTAAGCCTTGGTCAAGTACAGAAAGTTCTTGCGAACTTGCTGCGCGAGAGGGTTTCGATTCGTGACATGGTGTCAATTCTTGAAACCCTAGCCGACCAAGCACAAGTCACTAAGGATCTAGACCGTTTGACCGAACATGTACGGCAGGCTTTAGCTCGTCAGATTTTACAGCCGCTTGTTGGTAAAGATAAAACTTTACCTGTGATTACGCTTGATCCGCAAATTGAACAGCTGATTCTCGACAGTATTCAACCGTCCGATTATGGCACTTATTTAGCACTTGATCCGAAGATGTTACAAATAATTGTACAAAATCTTTCACAAGAAGTGGAGAAGGTCGTGTTGAAAGGGTTTTCACCGGTCATTGTCTGTGCTCCACTGGTTAGAATCAATTTAAAACGTGTCACCGAGCGTCAACTCCCACAACTATTGGTGCTTTCATATAACGAATTAGTTCAAGGGGTACAAGTTCAAGCTATAGGAATGGTGGGGATGGATCGTGCGAGTTAG